A single region of the Chitinophaga niabensis genome encodes:
- a CDS encoding ImuA family protein, giving the protein MTSGKADIIAALQKEILSLQGYKAEGDTAVVNVGLEPITRSFPNAIFPTGTIHELLTEAPEHTAASGGFMAALLSSLMQQGGVCLWTSTSRRFFPPALKAFGVEPDRFIFIDLHRERDVLWTIEECLKCRGLVAVIADLAEISFTQSRRLQLAAEQSNVTAFILRTNPRKLNQIASTAQWRIKPLPSQLEEGLPGVGFPRWKVELLKVRNGQPGKWELEWSFDQFKVLPEHVDTVTSDPPKRKAG; this is encoded by the coding sequence ATGACCAGTGGGAAAGCAGATATTATCGCTGCTTTGCAGAAGGAGATCCTTTCCCTGCAAGGCTATAAAGCAGAAGGCGATACGGCTGTGGTGAATGTTGGGTTAGAACCCATCACCCGCTCCTTTCCCAATGCCATATTTCCCACAGGTACCATTCATGAATTGCTGACCGAAGCGCCTGAGCATACTGCTGCATCAGGTGGTTTTATGGCGGCCCTGCTTTCTTCATTGATGCAGCAAGGAGGGGTTTGCTTATGGACCAGCACCTCGCGAAGGTTTTTTCCTCCTGCATTGAAAGCATTTGGTGTGGAACCGGACAGATTTATTTTTATTGATCTTCACCGGGAAAGAGATGTACTCTGGACTATCGAAGAATGTTTAAAATGCCGGGGGCTGGTGGCTGTTATCGCCGACCTGGCAGAGATCAGTTTCACACAATCCCGGCGGCTGCAGCTGGCAGCAGAGCAAAGTAATGTAACGGCCTTTATCCTGCGTACAAATCCCAGGAAATTAAACCAGATAGCCAGCACTGCCCAATGGCGGATCAAACCTTTGCCCAGTCAACTGGAAGAAGGTTTACCGGGTGTTGGGTTCCCCCGCTGGAAAGTAGAATTGCTGAAAGTGCGTAACGGGCAGCCCGGGAAATGGGAGCTTGAATGGTCATTTGACCAGTTTAAAGTATTACCGGAACATGTTGACACTGTAACATCTGATCCTCCAAAAAGAAAAGCAGGATAA
- a CDS encoding polyhydroxyalkanoic acid system family protein yields the protein MSSIALQVPHQLSKEEAMQRIQKLLSNLKEEQKDIISHVDEEWVGNDCNFNFSAKGFDVSGTLQVNPDHVAITGELPFALSFFKGMISDLIEQKAKALLSK from the coding sequence ATGTCCAGTATAGCATTACAAGTACCACATCAGCTTTCCAAAGAAGAAGCGATGCAACGTATACAAAAATTATTGAGCAATCTGAAAGAAGAACAAAAGGACATCATATCCCATGTTGACGAAGAATGGGTAGGAAATGACTGTAATTTTAATTTTTCAGCAAAGGGATTTGATGTTTCCGGTACCTTACAGGTAAACCCTGATCATGTTGCCATTACAGGTGAATTGCCTTTTGCCCTGTCTTTCTTTAAAGGCATGATCTCAGATCTTATCGAACAAAAAGCAAAAGCGCTCCTTTCAAAGTAA
- a CDS encoding glycoside hydrolase family 172 protein produces the protein MVHFFKRAVTSCLLLSSLLVNAQEVSLSSLLREMSSRKALASFPNYLSLQASSYNRASVSPDSAGWFADSDGTGFIRQEGNEWVVMEHQGPGAITKMWAPYFYYGGLDDLEGPMINIYLDGQLVISENFFKLITGRGSVPPPFAAVTARAGNSYLPVPFAKSCKITFNKKPFYNIINYRGYPSSVKVKTFTKAQLVNALDEMDSVSRVLHSVYSTGELISGNKEIQIKKGGAIHQLEIMLDPHLMNADPSLLRSTILVAEFDGEQTIWAPLGDFFGSANALNPFQTWTRTVNALGQMICTWVMPFKSSAKIYLTGAGAHVTKLAVKYQPYVWNERSMHFHASWLSDEILAGSSFKDMNFIDIRGKGVIVGDAITVLNPDLGWWGEGDEKIYVDNARFPTHFGTGTEDYYGWAGGENPTKDDVFSHPYLANIAVGTATKTRQNVRGFNICTRVRALDAIPFTRRLVFDMEASPGVDIRNAWDFLGYSAMVYWYALPGAVSNRGTLPVKPIMTLREIDSLSSSVRRK, from the coding sequence ATGGTACACTTCTTCAAACGGGCAGTGACCAGCTGCCTGTTGTTATCTTCTTTACTTGTGAATGCGCAGGAAGTGAGCTTGTCTTCTTTATTACGGGAGATGTCGTCCCGGAAGGCGCTGGCTTCTTTTCCCAATTACCTTTCTTTACAGGCTAGTAGTTATAACCGGGCCTCTGTTTCTCCTGACAGTGCGGGATGGTTTGCAGATAGTGATGGTACCGGTTTCATCCGGCAGGAGGGGAATGAATGGGTGGTGATGGAACATCAGGGCCCTGGTGCTATCACAAAAATGTGGGCGCCTTATTTTTATTACGGCGGGCTGGATGACCTTGAAGGCCCCATGATCAATATCTACCTCGATGGGCAGCTCGTGATCAGCGAGAATTTCTTTAAACTTATTACAGGCAGAGGCTCTGTTCCTCCGCCGTTTGCAGCTGTTACAGCAAGGGCCGGGAATAGTTACCTGCCTGTTCCGTTTGCCAAAAGCTGTAAGATCACTTTTAATAAAAAGCCTTTTTACAATATCATTAATTATCGCGGGTATCCCTCTTCTGTTAAAGTAAAGACGTTTACGAAAGCACAACTGGTGAATGCGCTGGATGAAATGGATTCCGTTTCGCGTGTGCTTCATTCTGTTTATAGTACAGGGGAGCTGATAAGCGGTAACAAAGAAATACAGATTAAGAAAGGGGGCGCTATCCATCAATTAGAGATCATGCTTGATCCTCACCTGATGAATGCAGATCCTTCTTTGTTGCGTTCCACCATCCTGGTTGCTGAATTTGATGGTGAGCAAACGATATGGGCGCCGCTGGGGGATTTTTTCGGCAGTGCCAATGCATTAAATCCTTTTCAAACCTGGACGCGAACAGTGAATGCGCTTGGCCAGATGATATGTACCTGGGTGATGCCGTTTAAGTCTTCTGCAAAAATTTATCTTACTGGTGCCGGAGCACATGTTACTAAATTGGCTGTGAAGTACCAGCCTTATGTATGGAATGAACGTTCCATGCATTTCCATGCCAGTTGGTTGAGTGATGAAATACTTGCAGGATCTTCGTTTAAGGACATGAATTTTATTGATATCAGGGGGAAAGGTGTGATAGTGGGAGATGCTATTACGGTATTGAACCCTGATCTTGGCTGGTGGGGAGAAGGGGATGAAAAGATCTATGTGGATAATGCCAGGTTCCCTACGCATTTCGGGACGGGCACAGAAGATTATTATGGCTGGGCTGGCGGAGAGAACCCCACCAAGGATGACGTGTTCTCCCACCCTTACCTGGCGAATATAGCAGTGGGCACTGCTACCAAAACAAGGCAGAATGTTCGCGGATTTAATATCTGCACACGGGTGCGGGCTTTGGATGCGATACCTTTCACCAGGCGCCTGGTGTTTGATATGGAGGCTTCGCCCGGGGTTGATATCAGGAATGCCTGGGATTTCCTGGGTTATTCAGCTATGGTGTACTGGTATGCCTTGCCGGGAGCGGTTTCTAACCGCGGAACTTTACCAGTTAAACCTATTATGACGCTAAGAGAGATTGATAGTTTGTCTTCTTCTGTGCGGAGGAAATAG
- a CDS encoding metallophosphoesterase: MRHAFFLAALALAGCGKKSADAGPGPVTPPENFETELNTPGTAATTAPGDFTIVVLPDTQYYLGQPQLGGTPAMFNAQISWIKNNQVAENIAYVAHLGDISEHGDNPNYAATEWKLARDAIYGLENPVSIPYGLAVGNHDQYPAGNPLTSTTNYYNKYFGVKHYEGRPYYGGNYGGNNDSHYDLFSAGGMDFIVIYLEFDDQLVNAGAMNNWAYDLLGVYASRKAIIVSHSIMGNNPVAGSNSTRGNFSGQGSSIYERLKYRSNIVMMINGHHGDNGEGYRADTFEGHTIHTFLSDYQSRPNGGGGMMRLYKFAVASREIRVKTFSPVTGVAERDGDSEFTVAF; encoded by the coding sequence ATGAGACACGCATTTTTTTTAGCTGCACTGGCTTTGGCCGGTTGTGGAAAGAAGAGCGCTGATGCCGGCCCCGGGCCAGTGACACCGCCGGAAAATTTTGAAACAGAACTGAACACACCGGGAACTGCGGCAACTACAGCTCCGGGGGATTTCACCATCGTAGTGTTGCCTGATACCCAGTATTACCTTGGCCAGCCGCAATTAGGTGGAACGCCTGCGATGTTCAATGCACAGATCAGCTGGATCAAAAATAACCAGGTGGCGGAAAACATTGCTTACGTTGCGCATCTTGGAGATATATCAGAACATGGAGATAATCCCAACTATGCTGCAACTGAATGGAAACTGGCCAGGGATGCTATATATGGACTGGAAAACCCTGTCAGTATTCCTTATGGTTTAGCTGTGGGGAATCATGATCAGTATCCTGCCGGTAATCCGCTGACATCTACCACCAACTATTACAATAAATATTTTGGTGTGAAACATTATGAAGGCCGCCCTTATTACGGAGGGAACTATGGAGGGAATAATGATAGTCATTATGACCTGTTCAGTGCCGGCGGTATGGATTTTATTGTGATCTACCTTGAGTTTGATGATCAGCTGGTAAATGCAGGCGCGATGAATAACTGGGCGTATGATCTGCTGGGTGTGTATGCTTCACGGAAAGCTATCATCGTGAGCCATTCTATTATGGGCAATAACCCTGTGGCCGGATCTAACAGCACTCGCGGGAATTTCAGTGGACAGGGTTCCTCTATTTATGAGCGGTTGAAATACCGGTCGAATATTGTGATGATGATCAACGGGCATCATGGGGACAACGGGGAAGGTTATCGCGCAGATACATTTGAAGGGCATACGATCCATACCTTTTTATCTGATTACCAGAGCCGCCCGAATGGCGGCGGCGGGATGATGCGGTTGTATAAATTCGCTGTGGCCAGTAGAGAGATCAGGGTAAAGACGTTCTCTCCGGTTACGGGAGTAGCGGAGAGGGATGGGGATAGTGAGTTTACGGTGGCATTTTAA
- a CDS encoding glycosyl hydrolase: MDRRKFITTVGLGVSAGFLSTGNAFAIMAGNDMRQLFVNPPDSARPGCYWWWFNGLVSKEGLTRDLEEFRDKGIGNVLLVNSAGGLGGVQMPLGAKFLSDEWKELFKHAIREAKRLNIDVGVNLCSGWAMGGPWITPEVAGRWVLQSEITVVGPQQFSAALPLPGNRSGYDHVFNPPGFKDYIDLPLEKLDYRDTAVVAFPSSTKIDGERAKLIPAKTNRKDASNFIRQKDLMEPVLDYWETSPSDKPVPVAKVIDLTAKMRADGHLEWEVPAGSWTIVRTGHRMTGSRLMIAQPEADGLSVGWLSSEGVDIQFEHLGKVLLELAGSVKGNTLRYFCDDSFEDGFPNWTAKILEKFSFYRGYDARPYLPVIAGYIITSAEVSDRFLHDYRKTVADCMADGHYKRFAELCHEHGLKVQNESAGPSRSGTMCMDGLKNLGRSDQPMGEFWLGLRHDEPGGLDDNLGYGVSRLENGQNKVTKMAASAGHIYGKKIIPAESFTTMRHWNDYPGNLKQAADRAYCEGINRLVIHTSTSTRPEDGKPGYEYGAGTHFNPNVTWWDKSGGFLSYMARCQHLLQEGMFVADVLYYNGDWAPNIVMPKHIDPSLGFGYDYDVCNEEVLLTRLAVKNGRLVLPDGMSYRLLVLPETVRMPVAVVTRLKQLVLEGATIVGPKPSMDPGLKDYPSCDTTVSRIAAEVWGNCDGADVTSHKYGKGRVFWNKPLRDILMLDGVAPDFSHDSPYAFIDFIHRSTDEGEVYFLANRNNRIEKLACQFRASGKPEIWDPVSGETRGAAFSIAGGRVSVPMEFEAFQSFFVVFPKRSSSLKAEPFPSFAPVQEIKGAWKVKFDTAWGGPASVEFPSLQDWTKRPETGIKYYSGTAIYVKEITVAATGRLFLDLGVVKNIASLKLNGKSLGIVWTAPWRVEITSAVKPGTNLLEIEVVNLWPNRLIGDAALPAEQRLTRTNIPFKSDAPLLSSGLLGPVTINQYL; the protein is encoded by the coding sequence ATGGATAGAAGAAAATTTATCACAACGGTAGGTCTTGGTGTTAGTGCGGGATTCCTGAGCACTGGTAATGCTTTTGCGATCATGGCAGGCAATGATATGCGGCAGTTATTTGTGAACCCTCCTGATAGTGCAAGGCCGGGTTGTTACTGGTGGTGGTTCAATGGGCTCGTGAGTAAAGAAGGATTAACAAGAGACCTGGAAGAGTTCAGGGATAAAGGGATCGGGAATGTGTTACTCGTAAATTCTGCGGGTGGATTAGGTGGCGTGCAAATGCCTCTTGGTGCAAAATTCCTTTCCGATGAATGGAAGGAATTATTCAAACATGCCATCAGGGAAGCGAAACGATTGAATATTGATGTGGGGGTAAACCTATGCTCCGGCTGGGCAATGGGTGGCCCATGGATCACACCTGAAGTGGCAGGGCGCTGGGTGCTGCAATCAGAAATTACAGTTGTGGGGCCACAGCAATTCTCTGCTGCGCTGCCGTTGCCCGGTAACCGTTCCGGTTATGATCATGTATTTAATCCCCCGGGATTTAAAGATTATATAGACCTGCCATTGGAAAAGCTGGACTATCGCGATACTGCTGTGGTGGCTTTCCCGAGTAGCACTAAAATAGATGGCGAACGTGCAAAGCTCATCCCTGCTAAAACCAACCGTAAGGATGCCAGTAATTTCATCCGGCAAAAAGACCTGATGGAACCGGTGTTAGATTATTGGGAAACTTCTCCTTCAGATAAACCAGTGCCGGTTGCAAAGGTGATAGACCTTACTGCAAAAATGCGCGCGGATGGGCACCTGGAATGGGAAGTGCCTGCAGGTTCCTGGACCATTGTGCGGACAGGTCATAGAATGACCGGCTCCCGGTTAATGATTGCACAACCGGAGGCGGATGGCTTATCTGTTGGCTGGTTAAGTAGTGAAGGGGTAGATATACAATTTGAACATCTTGGAAAAGTATTGCTGGAACTGGCTGGATCAGTAAAGGGGAATACATTGAGATATTTCTGTGATGATAGTTTCGAAGATGGCTTTCCCAACTGGACGGCTAAGATCCTGGAGAAATTTTCTTTCTATAGAGGATATGATGCGCGTCCTTATTTACCAGTGATAGCAGGGTACATTATTACTTCCGCGGAAGTTTCTGATCGCTTTTTGCATGACTATCGCAAAACGGTTGCGGACTGTATGGCGGATGGGCATTACAAACGTTTTGCAGAGTTATGCCATGAGCATGGATTGAAAGTGCAGAATGAATCTGCAGGGCCAAGCCGTTCCGGTACGATGTGTATGGATGGTTTGAAGAACCTTGGCCGCAGTGATCAGCCGATGGGAGAATTCTGGCTGGGGCTTCGGCATGATGAACCTGGTGGATTGGATGATAATTTAGGATATGGAGTTTCCCGTTTAGAAAATGGACAGAATAAAGTGACGAAGATGGCAGCTTCTGCCGGGCATATTTATGGGAAGAAAATAATTCCTGCGGAATCGTTCACCACAATGCGGCACTGGAATGATTATCCCGGTAATTTAAAACAGGCAGCAGACAGGGCTTATTGCGAAGGGATCAATCGTTTGGTGATCCATACTTCCACTTCTACCCGTCCGGAAGATGGAAAGCCGGGTTATGAATATGGTGCAGGTACACACTTTAATCCCAATGTTACCTGGTGGGATAAATCAGGTGGTTTCCTTTCTTATATGGCCCGCTGCCAGCATCTTTTGCAGGAAGGTATGTTTGTTGCGGATGTGCTGTACTATAATGGTGATTGGGCACCCAATATTGTAATGCCGAAACATATTGATCCTTCTCTTGGCTTTGGATATGATTATGATGTTTGTAATGAAGAAGTATTACTTACCCGTTTGGCAGTTAAGAACGGGCGGCTTGTTTTACCGGATGGTATGAGTTACCGTTTGCTGGTTTTACCTGAAACGGTGCGTATGCCTGTAGCTGTAGTGACGCGCCTCAAACAGCTTGTGCTGGAAGGTGCAACCATTGTTGGGCCTAAGCCTTCGATGGATCCTGGTTTGAAGGATTATCCCTCCTGTGATACTACCGTGAGCCGTATCGCTGCTGAGGTTTGGGGTAATTGTGATGGAGCGGATGTGACTTCTCATAAATATGGTAAAGGCCGTGTTTTCTGGAATAAACCTTTGCGGGATATTCTCATGCTCGATGGTGTTGCGCCGGATTTTTCACATGATAGTCCTTATGCTTTTATTGATTTCATTCATCGTTCTACAGATGAAGGAGAAGTTTATTTCTTAGCGAACCGTAATAACAGGATAGAGAAATTAGCCTGTCAATTCAGGGCCAGTGGTAAACCCGAGATATGGGACCCTGTATCCGGAGAAACCCGCGGAGCTGCATTCTCCATTGCCGGTGGAAGAGTATCTGTGCCTATGGAGTTTGAAGCGTTCCAGTCTTTCTTTGTAGTATTCCCGAAACGCAGCAGTTCATTGAAGGCGGAGCCTTTCCCTTCTTTTGCTCCTGTGCAGGAGATCAAAGGTGCCTGGAAAGTGAAGTTTGATACGGCATGGGGCGGACCTGCGTCTGTAGAGTTTCCTTCTTTGCAGGATTGGACGAAGCGGCCTGAGACCGGGATCAAATATTATTCCGGTACAGCCATTTATGTGAAAGAGATCACCGTTGCTGCCACGGGACGTTTATTCCTTGATCTTGGTGTTGTGAAGAATATTGCTTCCTTGAAATTGAACGGCAAGTCATTAGGCATTGTGTGGACGGCCCCCTGGAGAGTGGAAATAACTTCTGCCGTTAAACCGGGTACCAACCTGCTGGAGATAGAAGTAGTGAACCTCTGGCCTAACCGGCTGATCGGTGATGCTGCTTTACCTGCAGAACAACGTTTAACCCGTACCAATATTCCATTTAAAAGTGATGCGCCATTGTTATCCTCCGGATTACTTGGCCCTGTAACTATTAATCAATATTTATGA
- a CDS encoding glycoside hydrolase family 78 protein, translating to MMIKRLFFLLLFTVHVSGVSAAFVVKELTCDYKVNPLGIGHLKPQLSWILVSSDKNVLQSAYEIKVKEGGRAVWETGKVNSAQSVHIPYEGEALQSGKKYSWQVRVWDDKGKASNWSEVNTWEMGLLASADWRAKWIEAKDTTGGKVGPAPMFRKNFTVSKPVKSARLYITAHGLYEANLNGKRVGVDYFRPGWTSRKRLQYQTYDVAALLQKGQNAAVVTVGDGWYRGNLEFNNKRNTYGKEVGLLFQLVVTYADGSTEQINSDGTWESSFDGPVLASDIYNGETYDARKGIPSVWDGVRVVDIPKDNLVAETGPAVTMHENFQPVKMITTPKGEAVADFGQNLVGWVRLRVKGKAGDTVVLHHAEVLDKEGNFYTDNLRGAKQENRFILKGGEVEVLEPHFTFQGFRYVRVSGVMPEQLTAIALYSDMRPAGKFECSNPLINQLQHNIQWGQKGNFLDVPTDCPQRDERLGWTGDAQVFFNTAAYNMDVAGFFTKWLKDLRVDQHKNGNVPVVIPDVRTPKNAGSAGWGDVATIIPWNFYVTYGDKQLLQEQYQSMKAWVNYIRSISKDHLWNSGPHYGDWLFYIPNDDKDGKAAITDKFLIAQAFYAASTQNLINAARVLGHDADVKEYTALLDTVKKAFLYEYVAPSGRLVSSSQTAYVLALNFDLLPEELRASAAKRLVDNIAAYGNHLTTGFLGTPYLCHVLTRFGYNDVAYKLLLQDTYPSWLYPVKKGATTIWERWDGIKQDGSFQNVGMNSFNHYAYGAIGDWMYKVVAGINPQVGYKHIVIAPKPGGGLTTASGSYKTLYGEVKSAWSIAGGVIKVDITIPCNTTATITLPGKDEQLAVGSGVYHYEYAFAQ from the coding sequence ATGATGATTAAAAGACTATTTTTTTTGCTACTGTTCACCGTTCATGTTTCGGGGGTATCAGCCGCCTTTGTTGTAAAGGAGTTGACCTGCGACTATAAAGTGAATCCCCTGGGGATCGGTCACCTAAAGCCGCAGCTTAGCTGGATACTGGTTTCCTCAGATAAGAATGTATTACAATCTGCCTATGAGATAAAAGTGAAAGAAGGTGGGCGTGCGGTATGGGAAACGGGAAAAGTGAACTCGGCGCAATCTGTGCATATTCCTTATGAAGGAGAGGCATTGCAGTCCGGGAAAAAGTATTCCTGGCAGGTAAGGGTATGGGATGATAAGGGCAAGGCGTCTAACTGGAGTGAAGTGAATACCTGGGAAATGGGTTTGCTCGCTTCTGCTGACTGGCGCGCGAAATGGATTGAAGCGAAAGATACCACAGGTGGTAAGGTGGGCCCTGCACCAATGTTCCGTAAGAACTTTACCGTCTCCAAACCCGTGAAGAGCGCCCGTTTATATATAACGGCGCATGGTTTGTATGAAGCTAACCTGAATGGCAAAAGAGTAGGGGTGGATTATTTCAGGCCAGGATGGACCAGCCGTAAACGTTTACAGTACCAGACCTATGATGTGGCTGCTTTGCTGCAAAAGGGCCAGAACGCAGCAGTTGTAACAGTGGGCGATGGCTGGTACAGGGGCAATCTTGAATTCAATAATAAACGGAATACTTATGGTAAGGAAGTGGGCCTGCTGTTTCAGCTGGTAGTGACTTATGCAGATGGTAGTACGGAGCAGATCAATTCAGATGGAACCTGGGAGTCGAGTTTTGATGGGCCTGTTCTGGCTTCCGATATTTATAATGGAGAAACATATGATGCGCGGAAAGGAATTCCTTCCGTTTGGGATGGAGTGCGTGTGGTGGATATCCCTAAAGATAACCTCGTAGCGGAAACAGGTCCTGCTGTAACTATGCACGAAAATTTCCAGCCGGTTAAAATGATCACAACGCCTAAAGGTGAGGCGGTAGCAGATTTCGGGCAAAACCTTGTTGGCTGGGTGAGACTGCGTGTGAAAGGTAAAGCAGGAGACACCGTGGTATTGCATCATGCGGAAGTGCTGGATAAAGAAGGCAACTTTTATACAGATAACCTGAGAGGCGCGAAGCAGGAGAACAGGTTTATCCTGAAGGGTGGAGAGGTTGAAGTGCTGGAACCACATTTTACTTTCCAGGGATTCCGGTACGTAAGGGTTTCCGGCGTAATGCCTGAACAACTAACAGCCATTGCACTGTATTCTGATATGAGGCCGGCTGGCAAATTTGAATGTTCTAATCCTTTGATCAATCAATTGCAGCATAATATTCAATGGGGCCAGAAAGGAAATTTCCTGGATGTTCCTACTGATTGCCCGCAGCGGGATGAACGGCTTGGCTGGACAGGGGATGCACAAGTGTTCTTCAATACTGCTGCATACAATATGGATGTGGCGGGCTTCTTTACCAAATGGCTGAAAGACCTCCGGGTAGACCAGCATAAGAATGGCAACGTACCTGTGGTGATCCCCGATGTAAGAACGCCTAAGAATGCAGGTTCTGCCGGATGGGGAGATGTGGCTACCATTATACCCTGGAACTTTTATGTAACCTATGGTGATAAACAATTGTTGCAGGAACAGTACCAGAGCATGAAGGCATGGGTAAACTATATCCGCAGCATCAGTAAAGATCATCTCTGGAACAGCGGCCCGCATTATGGCGACTGGCTCTTCTATATCCCTAATGATGATAAGGATGGGAAGGCTGCGATCACGGATAAATTTTTAATCGCGCAGGCTTTCTATGCTGCTTCCACACAGAACCTCATTAATGCTGCAAGGGTTTTAGGCCATGATGCGGATGTGAAAGAATATACCGCTTTACTGGATACCGTGAAGAAAGCGTTCCTGTATGAATATGTTGCTCCCAGTGGCAGATTGGTGTCCAGTTCGCAAACGGCGTATGTGCTGGCATTGAACTTTGATCTGTTGCCGGAGGAGCTGCGTGCTTCTGCTGCAAAACGGCTTGTGGATAATATTGCTGCATATGGGAATCACCTCACTACCGGGTTTTTGGGTACACCTTATCTCTGCCATGTACTCACGCGGTTTGGATATAATGATGTAGCGTATAAATTATTGCTGCAGGATACCTATCCTTCCTGGTTGTATCCTGTAAAGAAAGGTGCCACTACCATATGGGAGAGATGGGACGGCATCAAACAGGATGGTTCTTTCCAGAATGTGGGCATGAACTCTTTTAATCACTATGCCTATGGTGCTATCGGCGACTGGATGTATAAAGTGGTGGCAGGCATCAATCCACAGGTGGGATATAAACATATTGTGATTGCTCCTAAACCCGGTGGCGGGCTTACTACAGCCAGCGGGTCTTACAAAACATTGTATGGAGAAGTGAAATCTGCCTGGAGCATAGCAGGAGGTGTTATTAAGGTAGATATCACCATCCCCTGTAACACTACTGCAACTATTACTTTACCCGGTAAAGATGAGCAGCTGGCAGTTGGTTCAGGTGTTTATCATTACGAATATGCTTTTGCCCAATAG
- a CDS encoding FKBP-type peptidyl-prolyl cis-trans isomerase: MESKHAISFTAKAACFLQAAFAVIFLLSGCDHPFRKGEGEMLYKVLTDKGGQHIGIDDFVSFSYIEESEDGQVISRSEDFDDRPALMFRERSRFKGDLFAALGLLGEGDEGVFRIKHSIYKVKVHQVITRGKLDDRSFSNKIEELRAAENIKARDREASRVADFVAANQVREGTVAGLQYKVLKEGAGKKALPGDTIEVNYTASYLGGKVFETTDSQVAKKAEIYNPLLPYKPMAVTISGGTHLSGFEQAMLLFPKGTEALLVIPSALAYGVAGKGAILPYTPIACTISISDIKFQRNDD; encoded by the coding sequence TTGGAAAGTAAGCATGCCATAAGTTTTACTGCAAAAGCTGCCTGTTTTTTACAGGCAGCTTTTGCAGTTATTTTCCTTTTGAGTGGATGTGATCATCCTTTCCGGAAAGGAGAAGGGGAGATGTTGTATAAGGTCCTGACAGATAAGGGTGGGCAACATATAGGGATAGATGATTTTGTGTCATTTTCTTATATTGAAGAATCGGAGGATGGGCAGGTGATCTCCAGGTCTGAGGATTTTGATGACAGGCCTGCTTTGATGTTCCGGGAGCGGTCCAGGTTTAAAGGGGATCTTTTTGCTGCACTGGGATTATTAGGTGAAGGAGATGAGGGTGTGTTCAGGATTAAACATTCAATATACAAGGTGAAGGTCCATCAGGTGATCACCCGTGGAAAACTGGATGATCGTTCTTTCAGCAATAAAATTGAGGAACTGAGGGCTGCGGAAAATATTAAAGCGCGTGACCGGGAAGCATCCAGGGTAGCGGATTTTGTTGCAGCAAATCAGGTGAGGGAAGGAACTGTTGCTGGATTGCAATATAAAGTGCTGAAAGAAGGAGCGGGCAAAAAGGCTTTGCCCGGAGATACGATAGAAGTGAATTATACCGCCAGTTACCTGGGCGGTAAAGTTTTTGAAACTACGGATAGCCAGGTTGCGAAGAAAGCGGAGATATATAATCCGCTATTGCCGTACAAACCTATGGCAGTAACTATTTCAGGAGGTACTCATTTATCAGGGTTTGAGCAGGCCATGTTGCTGTTCCCGAAAGGAACGGAAGCGTTGTTAGTGATCCCCTCCGCGTTAGCATATGGGGTAGCCGGAAAAGGGGCCATTCTCCCATATACACCTATAGCCTGTACAATAAGCATATCAGATATTAAATTCCAACGTAATGATGATTAA